The following proteins are encoded in a genomic region of Arachis ipaensis cultivar K30076 chromosome B02, Araip1.1, whole genome shotgun sequence:
- the LOC107627597 gene encoding ATP-dependent DNA helicase PIF1-like, with protein sequence MSSSDQDEGEMKRFANWILDVRNGNIGSVVGDESEITYIFRVGAILAPTLKSVEKVNDFVLTIFLGMEKKYLSFDTACQADENEDVQQEWFTPEFLNDIKCSGLPNHKLTLKPGVAIMLLRNIDQTSGLCNGTRLIVNELGNNVIGATVRAGIVTGRNIRDKVYIPRMNLIPSDSGLPFKFQRRQFSLTVCFVMTINKSQGQSLSHVGLYLSKSVFTHGQLYVALSRVKSRSGLRVLILDEDGNPKSSTINVVFKEVFNNI encoded by the exons ATGTCTTCTTCAGATCAAGATGAAGGTGAAATGAAGAGATTTGCTAATTGGATACTTGATGTTAGAAATGGAAATATTGGTTCTGTTGTTGGTGATGAATCAGAA ATTACATATATTTTTAGAGTAGGGGCAATTCTTGCACCCACGCTTAAGAGTGTCGAAAAGGTAAACGATTTCGTCTTGACAATCTTTCTAGGGATGGAAAAGAAGTATTTGAGTTTTGACACAGCATGTCAAGCTGATGAGAATGAAGATGTACAACAAGAGTGGTTCACACCAGAGTTCCTAAATGACATCAAATGTTCGGGACTACCCAATCACAAGTTGACTTTAAAACCGGGAGTCGCTATAATGCTACTGCGAAATATAGACCAAACTTCAGGTTTATGCAATGGAACAAGATTAATAGTTAACGAACTTGGAAACAACGTAATTGGAGCGACagttagggctggaa TAGTGACTGGTAGAAATATTAGAGATAAAGTGTACATTccgagaatgaacttgatcccttCAGATTCAggattgccatttaagtttcaacGGAGACAATTTTCATTAACAGTATGCTTTGTAATGACCATTAACAAGAGTCAAGGTCAATCATTATCACATGTAGGACTTTACTTGTCAAAATCAGTGTTCACTCATGGACAACTTTATgttgctttgtcaagagttaagagtcgcaGTGGCCTCAGGGTTTTAATTCTGGACGAAGACGGCAATCCAAAGTCATCAACAATAAATGTCGTGttcaaagaagtttttaataatatttaa